A part of Thermocrinis albus DSM 14484 genomic DNA contains:
- the ychF gene encoding redox-regulated ATPase YchF produces the protein MSLSCGIVGLPNVGKSTLFNALTQTAKAQAANYPFCTIEPNVGLVEVPDPRLYEIARRENSRKITPTFVEFVDIAGLVRNASKGEGLGNQFLAHIREVDAIVQVLRCFEDPSVVHVEGDVNPVRDAQIIDIELIAKDLQTVEKRLEKVQKMARLGDKQALQELGMLEDIKKILENLEPLRRYRSHLSEETWHYAQKTLFLLTTKPVLYVANVGESDLPEGNRWVKELEEYAKGEGAPVVMVCAKLEAELVELAPEEKEELLRVYGFDEPGLNRLVREAYRTLGLITFFTAGEKETRAWTVLKGTKAPQAAGKIHSDMERGFIAAEVISYEDYIKVGSLSKAKEKGLVRLEGKDYVVQDGDIMYFRFNV, from the coding sequence ATGAGCCTAAGTTGTGGTATAGTGGGACTTCCTAACGTAGGTAAGTCTACCCTCTTTAATGCCCTTACTCAGACAGCCAAAGCCCAAGCGGCCAATTATCCCTTCTGCACCATAGAACCTAACGTGGGACTTGTAGAGGTTCCTGATCCACGCCTCTACGAGATAGCACGTAGGGAAAACTCAAGGAAGATAACGCCCACCTTCGTGGAATTTGTGGATATTGCCGGTCTTGTGCGTAACGCCAGCAAAGGAGAAGGTCTTGGTAATCAGTTTTTGGCCCACATACGTGAGGTTGATGCTATAGTACAGGTACTACGCTGTTTTGAGGATCCCAGTGTGGTGCATGTGGAAGGTGATGTAAACCCTGTGAGGGATGCTCAGATCATTGATATTGAACTCATAGCCAAAGATCTCCAAACAGTGGAGAAAAGACTTGAGAAAGTCCAAAAGATGGCGCGTTTGGGGGATAAGCAAGCACTGCAAGAACTGGGTATGTTAGAAGATATCAAAAAGATTCTGGAAAATCTGGAACCTCTCAGAAGATACAGGTCCCATCTTTCTGAAGAGACATGGCACTATGCTCAGAAGACCCTGTTTCTTCTTACCACAAAGCCAGTTCTTTATGTGGCCAATGTGGGAGAGAGTGATCTACCTGAGGGAAACAGGTGGGTGAAGGAGCTTGAAGAGTACGCCAAGGGAGAGGGTGCTCCTGTTGTGATGGTGTGTGCTAAGCTGGAAGCGGAGTTAGTGGAGCTTGCTCCGGAAGAGAAGGAAGAACTCCTTAGGGTCTATGGTTTTGATGAGCCTGGTCTTAACAGGTTGGTGAGGGAAGCGTACAGGACGTTAGGTCTTATCACCTTCTTTACTGCCGGTGAAAAGGAAACGCGAGCTTGGACGGTACTGAAAGGCACAAAGGCACCTCAGGCAGCTGGAAAGATCCACTCAGACATGGAAAGGGGTTTTATAGCGGCGGAAGTGATCAGCTACGAAGATTACATAAAGGTGGGTTCTCTCAGTAAGGCTAAGGAAAAAGGCCTTGTAAGGTTAGAGGGTAAGGATTATGTGGTGCAAGATGGAGACATAATGTATTTCCGTTTTAACGTTTGA
- the trmD gene encoding tRNA (guanosine(37)-N1)-methyltransferase TrmD: MKFFVLTIFPQMIEDYCRYGIVRKAIKVGALEVFPINLRDFAPKGQVDDTPYGGFPGMVIKPEPIFEAHHYVTQNWGKPYVLLPQPWGKKISQKDLDRWANMENLMVICGRYEGVDERVTALVDEEISLGDFVLAGGELVAMVILEGVARLLPGVLNDPESLRRDSFRRWLGAPVYTRPPEYMGMKVPSVLISGHHQLIELWALWHSIERTLRYRPDLVPSDLSPLEKDMLESIRKGMSFEEWLRTKNKSHENPVG; the protein is encoded by the coding sequence ATGAAATTCTTTGTGCTCACCATATTTCCTCAGATGATAGAAGATTACTGCAGGTACGGCATAGTAAGAAAGGCCATAAAGGTAGGTGCTTTGGAGGTTTTCCCGATAAATCTCAGAGACTTTGCTCCCAAGGGGCAAGTAGATGATACTCCCTACGGCGGTTTTCCGGGCATGGTGATAAAACCTGAGCCTATTTTTGAGGCACACCATTATGTTACCCAAAACTGGGGTAAGCCTTACGTCCTTTTACCACAACCGTGGGGTAAGAAAATCTCTCAGAAAGATCTTGACAGGTGGGCCAACATGGAAAACCTGATGGTTATATGCGGGCGCTACGAAGGTGTGGACGAACGTGTGACTGCATTGGTGGACGAAGAGATCTCATTGGGTGACTTTGTACTGGCGGGAGGAGAGCTAGTAGCAATGGTTATACTGGAAGGCGTGGCCAGGCTTTTACCGGGAGTACTGAACGATCCTGAGAGTTTGAGGCGGGACTCCTTCCGCAGATGGCTGGGAGCACCAGTTTATACCAGACCACCCGAGTATATGGGAATGAAGGTACCATCGGTTCTTATCTCGGGACATCACCAACTTATAGAACTCTGGGCCTTATGGCATTCTATAGAGAGGACGCTTAGGTACAGGCCTGATCTTGTGCCTTCGGATCTATCTCCCTTAGAAAAGGACATGTTGGAGAGTATACGTAAGGGCATGAGTTTTGAAGAATGGTTAAGGACCAAGAATAAGAGCCATGAGAATCCTGTGGGTTAA
- a CDS encoding ATP-binding protein, translated as MKPFVQIAQPHRDIVEGKLTMDVFAADLWEVVKGTAKQDYQDPHLFFSKTYMTNGLKNILDIAKERLEGKRGDAIIQLQTPFGGGKTHTLIALYHKAREWGAKVAVFDGTAPDPRDVRPWEEIERQLTGEVKLTKGDISPGKEKLAKLLEENAPVLILMDEILAYATKSAGVKIGDSDLSAQTLAFIQELTGAVSSVGNALLVLTLPSSILELYDENAQRILETLTKIIGRTAKIYAPVGDEEIEHVVRARLFEKVDESEAKKVVNEFVEYAKREGLLSEDEAENYRQKFLRSYPFKPEVIDVLYKRWGSFPTFQRTRGVLRLLSLVIYDLMKENKPFIRLGDFNLNNKEIRRELIEHIGSEWDSIIAQDITSDDAGAKKVDAAIGSAYTSYKLGTKVSTTIFMMSFSGRGERGTSIREIKHSVALPELPSSVIDTTINHLKEKLYYLSDDGLFFTNQANLNKIIVDREGVISDDEIYEEEKNIVNKYLPKSSPVFKWYINPQFSRDVPDSPELKLIILDRSKPEDEFLEKCGELPRVYKNTLIFLCIDENQKSSFHSYLRKMLALRSIENDKSLNLSEAQRKEVKSKLKDYEQREYEELRKLYRRVFVPAKDGFKEVKDNGGMGLPTVGKNSLDGEVYSYLKGKGEVLEQIIPELIAERYLKEKDYVEIKNLYESFLRTPGEIRPASKDVFLRSIEEGVKKGLFGFGYIVNGQIECKYIKETPSVNLTDEEVIIKPDLCEKTPKEITQNENKAVIKAPSSSLYEKQTTLEREEPADKNTFSEITLELVVPVGQISTIAKIINYLKDKFQKNNVEVTLHASDGKITKEDYEDKVIEALKQAGIKIIRENLS; from the coding sequence ATGAAGCCGTTCGTTCAAATAGCACAGCCTCATAGGGACATAGTTGAAGGAAAACTTACAATGGATGTTTTCGCGGCTGATTTGTGGGAGGTAGTGAAAGGAACAGCGAAGCAGGATTACCAGGACCCCCATTTGTTTTTCTCAAAAACATACATGACAAATGGTTTAAAAAATATACTTGATATAGCAAAAGAACGGCTTGAAGGTAAAAGGGGTGATGCGATAATTCAATTACAGACGCCCTTCGGTGGTGGTAAGACACACACACTCATAGCCCTGTATCATAAAGCAAGGGAATGGGGTGCCAAGGTGGCTGTCTTTGATGGCACTGCTCCAGATCCCAGAGATGTAAGACCGTGGGAGGAGATAGAGAGGCAGCTTACCGGAGAAGTTAAGCTCACAAAGGGAGATATTTCCCCTGGTAAAGAGAAACTTGCCAAGTTGCTGGAAGAAAACGCTCCCGTTCTCATACTGATGGACGAGATCCTCGCGTATGCTACGAAATCTGCCGGTGTAAAAATCGGAGACTCTGATCTTAGTGCGCAGACCCTTGCCTTTATTCAGGAACTTACGGGAGCTGTCTCATCGGTAGGAAATGCGCTTTTAGTTCTCACATTACCATCAAGTATTCTTGAACTATACGACGAAAATGCACAAAGAATACTTGAGACATTGACAAAAATAATCGGAAGAACTGCAAAAATATATGCACCTGTGGGAGACGAAGAGATAGAACACGTTGTAAGAGCCAGACTTTTTGAGAAAGTAGATGAAAGCGAAGCGAAAAAAGTCGTCAATGAGTTTGTTGAATACGCAAAAAGGGAGGGACTACTTTCAGAAGACGAGGCAGAGAATTATCGGCAAAAGTTCCTGAGGAGCTATCCCTTCAAACCTGAGGTTATTGATGTCCTTTACAAAAGATGGGGTTCTTTCCCGACATTTCAGAGGACGAGGGGAGTATTACGACTTCTTTCCCTGGTTATTTACGATCTTATGAAGGAAAATAAACCTTTCATACGCCTTGGAGACTTTAATTTAAACAACAAAGAGATAAGAAGAGAATTGATAGAACATATAGGATCTGAATGGGACAGCATCATAGCTCAGGATATAACTTCTGATGATGCAGGGGCAAAAAAAGTTGACGCTGCTATTGGGAGTGCGTATACATCTTATAAACTTGGAACAAAGGTCAGTACAACAATCTTTATGATGTCGTTTTCAGGCAGAGGGGAAAGAGGAACTAGCATAAGGGAAATTAAACACAGCGTTGCACTTCCTGAACTACCAAGTAGCGTAATTGATACTACGATAAACCACCTCAAAGAAAAACTGTATTATCTTTCAGATGATGGTCTTTTCTTCACTAATCAGGCAAATCTGAATAAGATCATCGTGGATAGGGAAGGAGTAATATCTGATGATGAAATTTATGAAGAAGAGAAAAATATAGTGAACAAGTACTTACCAAAATCTAGCCCGGTATTTAAATGGTATATCAATCCTCAATTTTCAAGAGACGTTCCTGATAGCCCCGAACTTAAGCTTATTATTCTGGACAGGAGCAAACCGGAGGATGAATTTCTTGAAAAATGTGGAGAGCTCCCTCGGGTCTATAAAAACACCTTGATATTCCTCTGCATAGATGAGAACCAAAAGAGTAGTTTTCATTCGTATTTGAGAAAAATGCTTGCTTTGAGATCTATTGAAAATGATAAAAGCCTCAATCTAAGTGAAGCTCAAAGAAAAGAGGTAAAAAGCAAACTTAAAGATTACGAGCAGAGAGAATACGAGGAGTTAAGGAAACTTTATCGCAGGGTATTTGTTCCCGCAAAAGATGGATTCAAAGAAGTAAAGGATAATGGGGGTATGGGTTTGCCCACCGTTGGGAAAAACTCACTTGATGGGGAAGTATACAGCTATTTGAAGGGTAAAGGTGAGGTCCTTGAACAAATCATCCCGGAACTTATAGCGGAAAGATACCTCAAAGAGAAGGATTATGTAGAAATAAAAAATCTTTACGAGTCCTTTCTCAGAACTCCTGGCGAGATAAGGCCTGCATCAAAGGATGTTTTCTTAAGAAGCATAGAAGAAGGAGTAAAAAAGGGTTTATTTGGCTTTGGATATATCGTCAATGGTCAAATAGAATGTAAATACATAAAAGAGACACCGTCTGTTAATCTAACAGATGAAGAGGTGATTATAAAACCAGATCTATGTGAAAAAACGCCAAAGGAGATAACACAAAATGAAAACAAAGCAGTAATAAAAGCACCATCAAGCTCACTATACGAAAAACAGACAACATTAGAACGAGAAGAACCAGCCGACAAAAACACCTTTTCCGAAATAACTCTGGAGCTTGTTGTTCCTGTTGGACAAATTTCTACTATTGCGAAGATCATTAATTACTTGAAAGATAAGTTTCAAAAGAATAATGTTGAGGTGACTCTGCATGCAAGTGATGGGAAGATAACTAAAGAAGATTACGAAGATAAAGTGATAGAAGCGTTAAAACAGGCAGGGATTAAAATCATAAGAGAAAATTTGAGTTAG
- a CDS encoding glycosyltransferase family 4 protein, producing the protein MRILWVNGNPNPHFGGTELHTVSMVKELKNMGVDLVLACAPGSFVDKHTHHVKKFYVSFPRSLHIPGMWSLYKAMREVDPHIVIANNGKEYPDVVYLSKLFGKKVVLFRHMDRMKQITVRKLVFPLVDLFLAVSGHVKENLLKEGVSPDKIQVIYNLIDEGRFKPSQKPEHPINILFVGKVDEGKGVWDLLRAFERLTKTRDDVRLYIVGDGRELPRVRAYVEDKAIKDRVHMVGYTDKVEEYYSLSHICVVPSREREAFPRVAIEALASGCALVVSHIGGTKEAVREKENGFVFRAGDVEDLYQKLLLSIENWRVFTQNSLELYRKNFSKERTLSKFLSVLEDLLKR; encoded by the coding sequence ATGAGAATCCTGTGGGTTAACGGTAACCCAAACCCTCACTTTGGTGGTACCGAACTACATACTGTCAGCATGGTGAAAGAACTTAAAAATATGGGAGTTGATTTAGTCCTAGCGTGTGCTCCCGGCTCCTTTGTTGATAAACACACTCACCACGTGAAGAAATTCTACGTGAGTTTTCCTAGAAGCTTGCACATCCCCGGTATGTGGTCCCTTTATAAGGCTATGAGGGAGGTGGATCCCCACATAGTTATAGCCAATAACGGAAAGGAGTATCCGGATGTGGTTTATTTGTCAAAGCTTTTCGGTAAGAAAGTGGTACTTTTCAGACATATGGATAGGATGAAACAGATAACGGTTAGAAAACTGGTTTTTCCTTTAGTGGATCTCTTCTTAGCGGTAAGTGGACATGTCAAGGAAAACCTTCTAAAGGAGGGTGTATCTCCTGACAAAATACAAGTGATTTACAACCTGATAGATGAAGGCCGTTTTAAACCTTCTCAAAAACCTGAACACCCTATAAACATCCTCTTCGTGGGTAAGGTGGATGAAGGTAAGGGAGTGTGGGATCTTTTGAGAGCCTTTGAAAGGCTGACAAAGACAAGAGACGATGTGAGGCTGTACATAGTAGGTGATGGAAGGGAGCTTCCTAGAGTGAGAGCTTACGTGGAGGATAAGGCTATAAAGGACAGAGTTCATATGGTGGGTTATACAGACAAGGTAGAAGAGTATTATTCTTTGTCCCACATCTGTGTGGTACCTTCCCGGGAGAGGGAGGCCTTCCCTAGAGTGGCTATAGAAGCTCTGGCAAGTGGGTGCGCTTTGGTGGTTTCCCACATAGGGGGCACTAAGGAGGCGGTAAGGGAAAAAGAGAACGGTTTTGTTTTTAGGGCAGGAGACGTGGAAGATCTTTACCAAAAGCTTCTTTTGAGTATAGAAAACTGGAGGGTATTTACCCAAAACTCTTTAGAACTCTACAGAAAGAACTTTAGTAAAGAGCGTACCCTCAGTAAGTTCCTGTCTGTTCTTGAAGACCTCCTCAAACGTTAA
- a CDS encoding tyrosine-type recombinase/integrase codes for MGILELWRRSLERSRSERTVITYSKCLELFARNTGLTEDELLNTEPVHLYQHIDSSSLSPASVLTHLSALKHFFKFAVRRGYMSREAYTKLEAAIEELRDEIGRRNVRRAPKALTREELSRIMESTKNTVYERVYTLFLYSGIRLSEYKHLKKDNFFMDKSGIYWLRLPAYATKGNKERMAPIMGPTKEETYQVTEKLARWLENYEENLVVNAGSLQVYTYRLSHRLNIPFSLHSFRHTYITNLINSGFPAEVVKEFAGHSHVKTTIDIYYRFSPERARKLVEEFLRV; via the coding sequence ATGGGTATCCTTGAGCTGTGGAGGAGGAGCTTGGAAAGATCTCGAAGTGAGAGAACGGTAATCACCTACAGTAAGTGTCTGGAGCTGTTCGCTCGTAACACAGGTTTAACGGAAGATGAGCTCCTCAACACAGAACCTGTACATCTTTATCAACACATAGACTCTTCTTCCTTGTCTCCTGCCTCCGTACTTACTCATCTTTCTGCCCTTAAACACTTCTTTAAGTTTGCTGTCAGGAGAGGCTATATGTCTCGAGAGGCTTACACAAAGCTGGAGGCAGCTATAGAAGAGCTAAGGGATGAGATAGGAAGGCGCAACGTAAGGAGAGCACCCAAAGCCCTCACGAGGGAGGAGCTCAGCAGGATAATGGAAAGTACCAAGAACACCGTCTACGAGAGAGTCTATACTCTCTTTCTGTACAGTGGTATAAGACTCTCCGAATATAAGCACCTTAAGAAAGATAACTTCTTTATGGACAAAAGCGGCATATACTGGTTGAGGCTTCCCGCCTATGCCACAAAGGGAAACAAGGAACGTATGGCTCCTATAATGGGTCCCACAAAAGAAGAAACTTACCAAGTGACGGAAAAACTGGCTCGCTGGCTGGAGAACTACGAGGAGAATCTGGTGGTTAATGCAGGAAGTCTACAGGTATACACTTACAGGCTTTCCCACAGACTCAACATTCCTTTTTCTCTGCACAGTTTCAGACACACCTACATAACGAACCTGATAAACAGCGGTTTCCCTGCGGAGGTGGTCAAAGAGTTTGCAGGACACTCTCATGTAAAAACCACCATAGACATATACTACCGATTCAGTCCTGAAAGGGCAAGAAAGTTAGTAGAAGAGTTTCTACGCGTATGA
- a CDS encoding DUF1156 domain-containing protein — protein sequence MTHKKSFIESSFPVKEVSEIASKEKNIRHGHISTLHIWWARRPLAASRATIYASLIPEDEVKWNSIRKFIIELSKWENSLSLKVIQKAREDILKANGGKVLRMLDPFSGGGSIPLEALRLGLEVHAMDYNPVATIILKCTLEYPQRYAKPGETKVEVNNFGKSEKVKRKTDNLLLEDVKRWGNWVLEEAKKEIGRFYPEDPDGSIPVGYIWARTIPCQNPSCGAEIPLMRQFWLAKKENKKVSLYPYVEGKEVKFKIVGTGYEPMPNNFNPEDGTVRRAVAVCPVCRSAVDDKTVRKLFQNGKAGQRMVAVVLQHPKKSGKIYRLATEKDIEVFREAEKYMEEKRQKLMEEWGIDPVPDEETPEGKGKGAERAFSVRNFGLNTYGDLFNARQKLALITFTEKVRLAYQKMLEEGYDKEYAKAVVSYLALGVNRMADYMSNLCVHDNTQERTVHVFGRQALPMVWDYSELNPLSEAVGSWESMLVRRILLTLSHLSQIPPVYIQENGTSKQIIPAVRQGSATELPYPDNYFDAVFTDPPYYDNVPYSYLSDFFYVWLKRSIGDLYPELFITPLTPKSKEIVAYSHLPGGYEAGKQFFENMLKKAFKEISRVLKPEGIAVIVYTHKSTSGWETLINSLLDSDLVITASWPIDTEMKSRLRAKESAALASSIYLVCRKMKREETGWLKEVEEELEKHLYKKLEDLWNEGVSGADFFVAGIGASIEIFGKYKRIMDYSGNEVDVSKLLEIVRELVTDYAVKQVLHNGITGYLSPLTKFYLLYRWAYGESKVHFDEARKLAHSVGVNLEKEWNRGFIRKEGENIAVLGPQDRSIKTLEKSEELIDVLHFVLLLWKAGAKEEMKKVLKETGYGEKEYFYRVAQAISETLPNDSKEKKLLDGFLSDRDRLMEEIKKQQRGLYG from the coding sequence ATGACCCATAAGAAGAGCTTTATAGAAAGCTCCTTTCCTGTTAAAGAAGTGAGCGAGATAGCTTCAAAGGAAAAGAACATAAGGCACGGCCATATCTCCACCCTCCATATATGGTGGGCAAGAAGACCTCTGGCAGCCTCAAGAGCCACTATCTATGCTTCTCTCATACCAGAGGACGAGGTGAAATGGAACAGTATAAGAAAATTCATTATTGAGCTTTCAAAATGGGAAAACTCTCTTAGTCTCAAAGTGATACAAAAGGCAAGAGAAGACATTTTAAAGGCAAATGGGGGAAAGGTTTTAAGGATGCTTGACCCTTTTTCGGGAGGTGGCTCCATACCCTTAGAGGCTCTAAGGCTGGGACTTGAAGTTCACGCCATGGATTACAACCCTGTGGCTACTATTATCTTAAAATGCACTCTTGAGTATCCACAGCGATACGCAAAACCGGGAGAAACCAAGGTGGAAGTTAACAATTTTGGAAAAAGCGAGAAAGTCAAAAGAAAAACAGACAATTTACTTCTGGAAGATGTAAAAAGGTGGGGAAACTGGGTCCTTGAGGAGGCGAAAAAAGAGATAGGCAGGTTTTATCCCGAAGATCCCGACGGATCCATTCCCGTAGGCTACATCTGGGCAAGAACTATACCGTGTCAAAATCCCTCTTGCGGTGCAGAGATTCCTCTGATGCGCCAGTTCTGGCTGGCAAAGAAAGAAAATAAAAAAGTATCTCTCTATCCTTATGTGGAAGGAAAGGAAGTAAAGTTCAAGATAGTGGGAACAGGTTATGAACCTATGCCAAATAACTTTAACCCAGAGGACGGAACAGTAAGAAGAGCTGTGGCTGTATGTCCGGTGTGCAGATCTGCCGTTGATGACAAAACAGTGAGGAAACTCTTTCAAAACGGAAAAGCAGGACAGAGAATGGTGGCTGTTGTCCTTCAGCATCCCAAAAAGAGCGGTAAGATATACCGCCTTGCTACAGAAAAAGATATAGAGGTTTTCAGAGAGGCAGAGAAGTATATGGAAGAGAAAAGACAAAAACTGATGGAAGAATGGGGAATTGATCCAGTGCCGGATGAGGAAACACCAGAGGGTAAGGGAAAAGGTGCTGAAAGGGCTTTTTCTGTTAGAAATTTTGGGTTAAATACTTATGGAGACCTTTTCAACGCTCGCCAAAAACTGGCTCTCATTACCTTTACAGAAAAAGTAAGGTTAGCTTACCAGAAAATGCTTGAGGAAGGATACGATAAAGAGTATGCAAAGGCAGTGGTGAGTTATTTGGCTTTGGGAGTAAATAGAATGGCTGATTACATGAGTAATCTTTGTGTACATGATAACACTCAAGAAAGAACCGTCCATGTGTTTGGGAGACAAGCCTTACCAATGGTTTGGGATTACTCAGAGCTAAATCCACTCAGTGAAGCTGTTGGCTCTTGGGAGAGTATGCTTGTAAGAAGGATCTTACTAACCCTCTCCCATCTCTCCCAGATCCCTCCAGTATACATACAGGAAAACGGAACTTCTAAACAGATAATTCCCGCTGTTCGGCAGGGTTCTGCCACTGAACTACCTTATCCTGACAACTACTTTGATGCTGTATTTACTGATCCACCATACTACGATAACGTCCCTTATTCTTATCTTTCTGACTTTTTCTATGTATGGTTAAAGAGAAGTATCGGAGATCTTTATCCTGAACTTTTTATAACTCCTCTTACTCCCAAATCAAAGGAGATAGTTGCCTATTCTCATCTTCCGGGTGGTTATGAAGCTGGTAAACAGTTTTTTGAAAACATGCTTAAGAAAGCCTTTAAGGAGATATCAAGGGTTCTAAAGCCAGAGGGTATAGCCGTTATAGTATATACTCACAAGTCCACTTCCGGATGGGAGACTCTCATAAACTCTCTTCTTGACTCTGATCTTGTAATAACCGCCTCCTGGCCCATAGATACAGAGATGAAATCCCGGCTTAGAGCAAAGGAGTCTGCTGCTCTTGCTTCTTCTATATATCTCGTGTGCAGAAAGATGAAAAGAGAAGAGACAGGGTGGCTTAAGGAAGTTGAGGAAGAACTTGAAAAGCATCTTTATAAAAAGCTTGAAGATCTGTGGAATGAAGGTGTAAGTGGTGCTGACTTTTTCGTTGCGGGTATAGGTGCCTCCATTGAGATCTTCGGGAAATACAAAAGGATTATGGACTATTCTGGTAATGAGGTGGATGTGAGTAAGCTTCTTGAGATTGTGCGGGAGTTGGTTACCGATTATGCGGTGAAGCAGGTTCTTCATAACGGTATTACTGGTTATCTTTCTCCTCTTACGAAGTTTTACCTGCTTTACAGGTGGGCTTATGGTGAGTCTAAGGTTCATTTTGATGAGGCAAGAAAACTGGCGCATAGCGTAGGTGTAAACCTTGAAAAGGAATGGAACAGGGGTTTTATTAGGAAAGAAGGAGAAAATATTGCGGTGCTGGGTCCTCAGGACAGAAGTATAAAGACTCTTGAAAAATCTGAAGAACTTATAGATGTTTTACATTTTGTGCTTCTTCTATGGAAAGCAGGAGCAAAGGAGGAGATGAAGAAAGTGCTTAAGGAAACTGGTTATGGTGAGAAGGAGTATTTTTACAGGGTGGCTCAGGCTATATCAGAAACACTCCCCAACGACAGTAAAGAGAAGAAACTTCTTGACGGATTCCTGAGCGATAGGGATAGGTTGATGGAAGAGATAAAAAAGCAGCAGAGAGGGTTATATGGATGA